Sequence from the Nocardia cyriacigeorgica GUH-2 genome:
CGATGCATCGGCTGCTCGCGCGACAGGTCCGCGGAGATCTCCTCGATCACCTGCCGCTGCCCGGCGGTGAGCTCGAACGGCAGCCGCTGGTCGAAGGCGGCCGCGATGCCGTCGGTGCGCGGCGGGCAGGGTTTCGCGGTCCGCGCCGACACCTCGTGGCGGCGTTCGGCGAGCACCAATTGCAGCGCCAGCGCCTCGTCGAAACGCAGCCGCTGCTTCGCCTGTTCGATATCGAGCTTGTGTTCGGGTAGATGGATCAGGCGCAGGGCATCCGATACCGCCATCAGCTGATGTTCGTCGCGAACCGCTTCCGGCAGGGGATCATCGATCGGATCGAGCTGATCGAGCACCTGCCGCACACACGCCAGGATTTCCCAGCTCTGCACCTTGGCGGTGGCCGGGTAGACCGGGATGAACTCGCGCTCGAAGAACGACATGTCCACTCCGCCCGCGTCTTTGGCGCTCTGGGCGATACCGCGCAGGTCCCCGCCGCCACGCACGGTGGTGAGGGTGGGCGTCGCCTCGTCGCCGTTCTCCGGCAGGATCAGGTAGCCGGGATGGCTCAGATTCCATTGCCCGGGCCGCCAATAGTTCACCGTGCCCGACATCATCGCCCGCACACCCTCGCGGACCACATACTTCACCTTGTCGCCGTTGAAGAAGGTGACGTCGACACCCTTACCCGTGCCGGTATCGAGCACCACCTTGAGCAGGGACCCGCGGCGCTGGCGCATCGGCTTGAGTTCGGCCTTGGTGACCCGCCCGATGACGGTGATGTGCGAGCCGTCCTCGGGCTCGTCCTCGGTCAGCGGCTGGCCCTGGGTGGCGTAGCGCAGCGGATAGTGCCGCAGCAGATCCTCGACGGTGTGCATATCGAAGGCATCGGCCAGCGAGGCGGCCGCCTTCGCGCCGAGTAGATGGTCGAGCCGATCGCTCAGTGTTGCCATGACCTCGTTCCCGCCGCCGTCGCCTGCGTCATCTCGCGCACCGTCATTCGACTCCGATCTGGATCAGATCGGCATGCTGACCCCCGGAATACACCATGACCTCCACCCCCGGAAAGCCCTCGGCGATGTGCTCGGACAGCTCCTGCGCCAGCCCGTCCGGCGCCGCCGCGCCGACCAGCAGGGTGACCAGCTCCCCGCCGAGCCCGAGCATCCGGTTCAGCAGCGTCTGCCCCGCCGCGCGCACATCCCGGTCGATCACGATCACGTCGTGGCCGACCAGACCCAGCCCGTCACCGGGCTCGCAGGTGCCGACCATGGTCAGCGCGCGCTCGGTGGCCGCGCGCAAGGAACCCCATCGGGTCGCGGCGGCGGCCTCGGACATGGCGAACGCGTCGTCGACGGCGATCCGGCCGCGATCGTGAACCGCCAGCGCCGCGAGCCCCTGCACCATGGAGCCGCTGGGGAGCAGCAACACGTCGCGGTGGTTGTCGCGGGCGGCCACACCGACGGCGACCAATTCCTGTGCGGGCAGCGCGCCGTTGGGTAAGACCAGCACCTCGCGGTGCGGCAGACGACGGATGGCGGCGAGCAGTGCGGCCGTGGTGACGGCAGGTTCGCCGGGGATCACCTCGGCACCCGCGGCCTCGAACAGCGCCATCGCGCCGTGGCCGGCCGCGACGGCGACGATCGCGCGGTCGGCGGGACCGGAACGACCGCCGGACTCGGGCGATCCGCCGAGCTGGGCAGAATCGCCAAGTGCCGCAGCCTTTTTCGATTCACCGCCCGCGATTGTCGGTTCTCCTCCGGAGCCTGAGACGACTACCACCGCGCCGGTCATCCGAGCGTCGGGCGTGCCGTCCGCCGCCGCGCGCTCACCGGCGCCGTCGACTGCACCCTGCGCACCGCCGTCGTGCATTCCAGCGTGGTTCGCACATCCGCAAGGCTCGCCGCGCTCGGCGGCGGGTTCGGCGTCGGGCGCGAACGACTCGATCCGCACCCCGCTGAGGGCGCCCGCCGAGATCCCGGCCTCGATGGCGGCACCGGCGTCGACACAGTGCACGTGCGCCGACCAGCTGTCGGCACCGTCGCCGACGACCACCACCGAATCGCCCAGCTCGGTCAGCCGGTGGCGCAGCGCCGAGATCCGGTCGGGATCCGAGTCGTCCAGGCGGTACATCACCTCATAGCGAGCCGGTACCGCAGGCACAGCCTCCGGCCGCCGTTCGGGCGAATGACCGGCGGGACGATATACCGGCCGCTCCGGGCGCTCGCCGGTCACCACCTCGACCAGGCTGTCGAGCAACACCACCAGCCCCCGCGCGCCCGCGTCGACCACACCGGCCGCCCGCAGCACCGTCAGCTGCGCGGTGGTCTCACCGAGCGCTTCGGCGGCACCGTCGGCGGCCGCGCGCACCACATCGGCCAGCTCATCGCCGGGACACTCGGAAGCCGCACCCGCCGCGCGTTCGAGCACCGTGAGGATGGTGCCTTCCACCGGAACACTCAGCGCCTCCCGCACCAGCACGGCAGCCCGGTCCAACGCGGTGCGCGCGGTGTTCGCATCCAGCGGCGCGCTGCGCGTCGCCTCCGCGATCCCACGCAGAACCTGGGACAGGATGATGCCGGAGTTACCGCGCGCCCCCGACGTCGCGCCACGAGCCATCGCGGCCGCGACCAGCGTGGCCGGCACGCCGCCGTCGGGTTCGAGCCCGCCGGACCCGTCCGCGAGCGGCACGCGTCCCGGCCCGGCGGTCGGTGCCTTACCGTTCGGCAACCCCTCTGAACCGCCCGTCCGGGCACGCACAGCATCGACAACTTCGCGCCACAGGCTCGCAGCAGCGGGGACATCGGTACTCGGCGAATGATCGCGAATCCAGGCGTGCAGTTGGCCGGTGCCGCCCGGAAAGGCCCCGCCGTGCGCGGACAACACCGCCACTTCGGCGCACGAGACGGCCGCGCGCATGGTAGCCAGCAGGTTGGTGCCGGTGTCGGAATCGGCGACCGGGAAGACGTTGAGGGCGTTGATCTCCTCGCGCCGGTGGGCCAGCTCGTCGAGGCAGAGCCTGCCCCAGCGCATCAGTGCCGTGCCGTTGAGCGCTCCCGGCCGCAGCGCCGGGTAAGCGCCGCTCACCTCCCGCGATTCCGGCACCCGCTCCTCCTCTCGCCACCCGACGCCACCATTGGTGGCCAGATTAGCCGGATCGCCCGACAAGGATCCGGCTGCGGGCGGACAGGTCCCGCTGTGGCGCACAGCACCCGATCGGGGCGGGATCGGCGGCCGGTTTGGTGGATCGCGGGGCGGGCGGTTAATCTTGCAGGGTTGCCTCGCGCGGCCGCTTCGGCTTGCGCTCGCCGGTTCGTCCGGCAGGGCATAACGACATTGTTTCCGGACATGCTGTGTTGTGACGCAGCAGTCCCCCTATGACATGAAGGAGTTCGCGACTATGGCTGCCGTCTGCGACGTCTGCGCCAAGGGCCCCGGCTTCGGGAAGTCGGTCTCGCACTCGCACCGGCGCACCAACCGTCGCTGGAACCCGAACATCCAGACCGTGCGTGCGCAGGTCGCGCCGGGCAACACCCGCCGGATGAACGTCTGCACCTCCTGCCTGAAGGCAGGCAAGGTCGTTCGCGGCTGATCCGCCCGACGCACCACCTATAAGTACAGCACCGCGCCCCGGCACCTTTCGGTGATCCGGGGCGCGGTCATGTCCGGACTCGGCCGGATCCGGGACAGAATGGGGACATGACCGCCCCGCGCCCCTATCGCATCGTGCCCGCGGCCGCCGAGCATGCCCGCGGACTCGCGGAATGCCACATCGTGTGCTGGCGCGAGGCCTACCGCGGGCTGGTCCCCGACCATGTGCTCGACGCCTTCGACATCGGTCAGCGCACCGACATCTGGACCCGCAGGTTGAACGAGTACCCGGGCCGCACCACCGTCGCCATCGCCGACAACACCGTGATCGGCTTCATCACCCTCGGCCCGTCGGTGTACCGCCCGGTGGTGACGCCGCTCGAGCTGAACGCGCTCTACGTGCGCTCACCGTGGTACGGATCCGGCGTCGCCGACGACCTGGTGCAGACCACGCTCAACCCGGACATCCCCTGCTCGCTGTGGGTGTTCGAACAGAACCCGCGCGCCATCGCCTTCTACCGCAAGTACGGTTTCACCCCCGACGGCGCCACCCGTACCGAGTATTTCGCCGCCGTCACCGAGCTGCGGATGGTGCGTCCGGAGGGCGCGATAGGGTCGTGGCCATGGCCACCACCGAACAAGCCGAGTACGTGAGCACCGTCGACGGCGTCCTGCAGATCACCATTGCCACCGCCGCCAACGGCACCTCACTGGATTTCACCGGTGTCGACGCGGGCACCGCGGCCCTGCGCGAACTCGATCCCCAGGTGGGGGCCGTCCTGCTGACGGGCACCGGCGCCAACTTCTGCGCCGGCGGCAACGTCCGCGGTTTCGCCGCCGCCGACGACCGCTCGGCCCACCTCTACGACCTCGCCGACCGCCTGCACCAGTTCGTGCGCGCGCTGGACGCGACCACCGTCCCGGTGGTGGCTGGCGTGCAGGGCTGGGCGGCCGGGGCCGGCATGAGCCTGGTGTGCGCCACCGATATCGCCCTCGGCGGACCGTCGACCAAGCTGCGGCCCGCCTATCCCGGCGTCGGCCTGAGTCCCGACGGCGGCATGTCCTGGATGCTGCCCCGCATCGTCGGTAGCGGCCGGGCCCGGGAGATCCTGCTCACCGACGCGATCCTGGACGCCGAGGAAGCCGTGCGGCTGGGCATCCTCAGCCGTCTGGTCGCCGACGAATCCGTGCGTGACGAAGCGCTGGCCCTGGCCACGTCGCTGGCCAACGGCCCGCGCAGCACCTACTCCAGCATCAAGACCCTGCTGCGGCGCTCCACCACGGCTACGTTGAGCGAGCAGCTCGACGACGAGCGCGATGCCATCTCGGCCGCCGCGGCGACCCCGGCCGGGCGCGAAGGCGTCGACGCCTTCGTCGGCAAACGCGCACCGGACTACCGCGGGCTCGCCTGATCGCGACCGATCCCGAGCCGTCTGGCCCGGCGCCCCATCAGCTGGGCCATCTTCGACGGGAAAGCGTCCGGTTCCGGCACGGACACCGGACGCACCCGCCCGTTGTGCATGGCGGTGATCCGCCGGCCCACTGAGGTTCAGTCGTTGAGCGT
This genomic interval carries:
- a CDS encoding DAK2 domain-containing protein, which encodes MPESREVSGAYPALRPGALNGTALMRWGRLCLDELAHRREEINALNVFPVADSDTGTNLLATMRAAVSCAEVAVLSAHGGAFPGGTGQLHAWIRDHSPSTDVPAAASLWREVVDAVRARTGGSEGLPNGKAPTAGPGRVPLADGSGGLEPDGGVPATLVAAAMARGATSGARGNSGIILSQVLRGIAEATRSAPLDANTARTALDRAAVLVREALSVPVEGTILTVLERAAGAASECPGDELADVVRAAADGAAEALGETTAQLTVLRAAGVVDAGARGLVVLLDSLVEVVTGERPERPVYRPAGHSPERRPEAVPAVPARYEVMYRLDDSDPDRISALRHRLTELGDSVVVVGDGADSWSAHVHCVDAGAAIEAGISAGALSGVRIESFAPDAEPAAERGEPCGCANHAGMHDGGAQGAVDGAGERAAADGTPDARMTGAVVVVSGSGGEPTIAGGESKKAAALGDSAQLGGSPESGGRSGPADRAIVAVAAGHGAMALFEAAGAEVIPGEPAVTTAALLAAIRRLPHREVLVLPNGALPAQELVAVGVAARDNHRDVLLLPSGSMVQGLAALAVHDRGRIAVDDAFAMSEAAAATRWGSLRAATERALTMVGTCEPGDGLGLVGHDVIVIDRDVRAAGQTLLNRMLGLGGELVTLLVGAAAPDGLAQELSEHIAEGFPGVEVMVYSGGQHADLIQIGVE
- the rpmB gene encoding 50S ribosomal protein L28 encodes the protein MAAVCDVCAKGPGFGKSVSHSHRRTNRRWNPNIQTVRAQVAPGNTRRMNVCTSCLKAGKVVRG
- a CDS encoding GNAT family N-acetyltransferase; protein product: MTAPRPYRIVPAAAEHARGLAECHIVCWREAYRGLVPDHVLDAFDIGQRTDIWTRRLNEYPGRTTVAIADNTVIGFITLGPSVYRPVVTPLELNALYVRSPWYGSGVADDLVQTTLNPDIPCSLWVFEQNPRAIAFYRKYGFTPDGATRTEYFAAVTELRMVRPEGAIGSWPWPPPNKPST
- a CDS encoding enoyl-CoA hydratase/isomerase family protein, with the protein product MATTEQAEYVSTVDGVLQITIATAANGTSLDFTGVDAGTAALRELDPQVGAVLLTGTGANFCAGGNVRGFAAADDRSAHLYDLADRLHQFVRALDATTVPVVAGVQGWAAGAGMSLVCATDIALGGPSTKLRPAYPGVGLSPDGGMSWMLPRIVGSGRAREILLTDAILDAEEAVRLGILSRLVADESVRDEALALATSLANGPRSTYSSIKTLLRRSTTATLSEQLDDERDAISAAAATPAGREGVDAFVGKRAPDYRGLA